Below is a window of Camelina sativa cultivar DH55 chromosome 11, Cs, whole genome shotgun sequence DNA.
aagTAAATAAGTTTGTCTATCTCATATGTTACTTACAACAGTTCTTTTATATGTTTACTGTTAGCTCTAATAGACCATATATACTATCAATTTGAATGCAAAATAACGGTCAAAACGAACTTTTTTCTTCATCGttatgtaatctttttttttttttttgtcaaagcgTTATGTAATCttataacaaaaatcaaacttaaaagGCTAAAAAAGTGTATGGTACAAAAGCTATAAAGCCTCGTGTAAGCCACGaggaaagaaggaaaaagacaGATCTAACCACATCTACTCATACATGACATAtacgtatatgtatatatcatatGTTGTCCATATACAATCACATCTGTTCATGGAAATTGAGTGATCTTGATAACGCAGCTGGGTTTGCACAAAGAACAAGAGAagtctctgtttcttctttgctAATATTCTTAACCTCTTTCTTCGAATCAAACCCTTTGAACAGAACGTCATTCTTGATTCCAAGTGTTGTCCATATAGAACTCTTTGCGGCTTCATTAGGATCATCAATTCTCAAAGTCTTAGGAACCAACACAGACCCATTCTTCTGCTTTGGCTTCATCGTCTCGTCTTCGTCTCTCGAATGCTTACCAAGTGTAGAGTTAGGACTAGAATTAACCGGAGATGACAATGTTGGAATGTTCCAATAAGGGTAAACCGGGTAAAAATCGGGGTTCCACGCGTAAGGCCACGAAACTCCCGGAAAGCAATGATCCAAACCGTTCGAAGTGCTGTTATTAGAGCACTCGTCACTGTTCTGTATCCTAGACACTAGCTTTGGACTCCCGAACATATGATTCGAGACCTTTTGATCGTCTCCGAGGCTGAAACTAAGGACTGGACCGTTTGTTTCTGAGATGGTCACGTGGTGGTAATGTGAAGGTGATGACGTTGAGTTGTTCTTGCTCTTACGTCGTCCGGCTCCGATTGGAACACTTCTCATGGTCCCACCTGCGGTCCAATATCTCTGACAAGCTTTACAGAAATGGCGGGGTTGGTTTACGTTGTAGTTGTTGTAATAACAGAACTTTGTTTCCATGCTATTGCATCTCGGACATGGAAGAATCTTGGTCggtttttttagggttttgtctttCTCCGATTGATCGGTGAATGCCTCGTTTTGGTTCTGATgcaagaaataataaaaaaggataatcatgttaaaatattataatataaggATTTTAGAAAGTAATGAAATTTAAaagtgtatattattatttattagtatgaGTATGATTCTCAAGAAGAAGGTTCTAGAGAAATTATGGTAGAGGAAAAAGTCTTTTAAAGAACAcgctttaccaaaaaaaaaacctaaaattctctcacctttattgatttgaataaACGGAAAAAGCAAATTCGTTTTCTCCTTAAAAGTAATCTTATTTTAGTTAGAAAACATTGctttttccgttttttttttttttttta
It encodes the following:
- the LOC104726841 gene encoding cyclic dof factor 1-like, with product MLGSKDPAIKLFGMNIPFPTVLEVAAEEAKNQNEAFTDQSEKDKTLKKPTKILPCPRCNSMETKFCYYNNYNVNQPRHFCKACQRYWTAGGTMRSVPIGAGRRKSKNNSTSSPSHYHHVTISETNGPVLSFSLGDDQKVSNHMFGSPKLVSRIQNSDECSNNSTSNGLDHCFPGVSWPYAWNPDFYPVYPYWNIPTLSSPVNSSPNSTLGKHSRDEDETMKPKQKNGSVLVPKTLRIDDPNEAAKSSIWTTLGIKNDVLFKGFDSKKEVKNISKEETETSLVLCANPAALSRSLNFHEQM